One genomic window of Diospyros lotus cultivar Yz01 chromosome 8, ASM1463336v1, whole genome shotgun sequence includes the following:
- the LOC127808945 gene encoding uncharacterized protein LOC127808945, protein MPSEDSRPVKKEEVEDKKDGSVLQNAKKKASNVGAKSRSPKLAKPKKEESDEEEEFQKPASKRASNNTDKKKSGKVKEEEKKKGAKEAEQNGRKRERKVYDLPGQKRDPPEERDPLRIFYESLYEQVPGSEMAAFWMMESGLLSKEVASKVFQMKQKKNQQQKLSSPMKTVANNVKTSSHSVTVKRKAQSSPASSQKKKTPPSSTVASKQSKKRKVEESDSATNSDDDFVLAKRVTKKQKAA, encoded by the exons ATGCCGTCCGAAGACTCTAGGCCGGTGAAGAAAGAGGAGGTCGAGGACAAAAAGGATGGCTCTGTTCTTCAAAATGCCAAGAAGAAAGCCAGCAATGTCGGCGCCAAATCTCGGTCCCCGAAGCTAGCCAAACCGAAGAAAGAAGAATCTGACGAGGAAGAGGAGTTTCAGAAACCCGCCTCCAAGAGGGCCTCCAACAACACCGATAAG AAAAAGAGTGGTAAGGtaaaggaggaagaaaagaaaaagggggccAAAGAAGCTGAGCAGAATGGTAGGAAAAGGGAGAGGAAGGTTTATGATTTGCCTGGTCAGAAGAGAGACCCTCCTGAGGAA AGAGACCCGCTGAGGATTTTCTACGAAAGTTTGTACGAGCAAGTGCCTGGAAGTGAAATGGCAGCTTTCTG GATGATGGAATCAGGTTTGCTTTCAAAGGAGGTGGCAAGTAAGGTTTTCCAGATGAAGCAGAAAAAGAACCAGCAGCAGAAGCTTAGTTCACCGATGAAAACTGTTGCCAATAATGTAAAGACAAGCTCTCACTCTGTCACTGTGAAGAGAAAGGCCCAATCCTCCCCAGCTTCTTcgcagaagaagaagacaccTCCCAGCTCCACAGTTGCATCGAAGCAATCCAAGAAGCGCAAAGTTGAGGAAAGCGATTCTGCAACCAACTCAGACGATGACTTTGTTTTGGCTAAGCGAGTAACCAAGAAACAAAAAGCTGCCTAG
- the LOC127808309 gene encoding uncharacterized protein LOC127808309 isoform X2, whose translation MAAKKTMKQSTSTFSPASSTSFVDEELEVCHILLSLPNLIRQFDRSPFTWGATRRRSAVDSKSSASWPPPLPRPCHGETETETETEARPQAKVEAMSPATPLSFSPSESDEKSKPPLKKISKKRTREEWLEIIDGLTQRRELLRGELNTVTSYHKRLMAENLELKAKKQELSHLETIRGFSSVGMELRSQPELQSGLVVSRDHQPQIHMILHQRRFPLDRTASGSQASEIFRYPCSQIPGFLACSSGLGMVNRVGPQGIPDLNVAAEETCMMDASQPLDHGRAFADKRARAAQARRRRMIKEMQFFPEKKKEFP comes from the exons ATGGCGGCAAAGAAAACAATGAAACAGAGCACAAGTACTTTTAGCCCTGCATCATCAACTTCCTTCGTTGATGAAGAGTTGGAGGTCTGCCACATCCTACTCTCTCTTCCAAATCTAATCCGCCAATTCGACCGATCTCCCTTCACTTGGGGAGCCACGCGCCGGAGATCCGCTGTCGATTCCAAATCATCAGCGTCTTGGCCGCCGCCTCTTCCAAGGCCCTGCCATGGCGAGACCGAGACCGAGACTGAGACTGAGGCAAGACCCCAAGCCAAGGTCGAGGCTATGAGCCCCGCCACTCCCCTCTCCTTCTCGCCCAGCGAATCCGATGAGAAATCCAAACCTCCCCTCAAGAAAATCTCCAAGAAGCGG ACGAGAGAGGAGTGGTTGGAGATCATAGACGGGTTAACTCAGCGCCGGGAGTTGCTAAGAGGG GAGCTCAACACAGTGACGAGTTACCACAAGAGGCTAATGGCTGAGAATTTGGAGTTGAAAGCAAAGAAACAAGAG CTTTCTCACTTGGAGACCATCAGAGGCTTCAGTTCTGTGGGTATGGAATTAAGAAGCCAACCGGAGCTCCAATCCGGTTTGGTCGTAAGCCGAGATCACCAACCCCAGATTCACATGATACTCCATCAACGGCGCTTCCCGTTGGATCGGACGGCCAGTGGATCGCAAGCAAGCGAAATCTTTCGGTACCCATGTAGCCAAATCCCTGGGTTCTTGGCGTGCAGCTCCGGATTGGGCATGGTCAACCGTGTGGGGCCGCAAGGCATACCCGATCTCAATGTGGCCGCGGAGGAGACGTGCATGATGGACGCTTCACAGCCGTTGGATCATGGCAGAGCTTTTGCTGATAAGAGGGCCAGAGCGGCTCAAGCTAGGAGGAGAAGGATGATTAAG gaAATGCAGTTTTTTCCCGAGAAAAAAAAGGAGTTTCCCTGA
- the LOC127808309 gene encoding uncharacterized protein LOC127808309 isoform X1: MAAKKTMKQSTSTFSPASSTSFVDEELEVCHILLSLPNLIRQFDRSPFTWGATRRRSAVDSKSSASWPPPLPRPCHGETETETETEARPQAKVEAMSPATPLSFSPSESDEKSKPPLKKISKKRTREEWLEIIDGLTQRRELLRGELNTVTSYHKRLMAENLELKAKKQELSHLETIRGFSSVGMELRSQPELQSGLVVSRDHQPQIHMILHQRRFPLDRTASGSQASEIFRYPCSQIPGFLACSSGLGMVNRVGPQGIPDLNVAAEETCMMDASQPLDHGRAFADKRARAAQARRRRMIKVKEMKNSQCLPLAR, from the exons ATGGCGGCAAAGAAAACAATGAAACAGAGCACAAGTACTTTTAGCCCTGCATCATCAACTTCCTTCGTTGATGAAGAGTTGGAGGTCTGCCACATCCTACTCTCTCTTCCAAATCTAATCCGCCAATTCGACCGATCTCCCTTCACTTGGGGAGCCACGCGCCGGAGATCCGCTGTCGATTCCAAATCATCAGCGTCTTGGCCGCCGCCTCTTCCAAGGCCCTGCCATGGCGAGACCGAGACCGAGACTGAGACTGAGGCAAGACCCCAAGCCAAGGTCGAGGCTATGAGCCCCGCCACTCCCCTCTCCTTCTCGCCCAGCGAATCCGATGAGAAATCCAAACCTCCCCTCAAGAAAATCTCCAAGAAGCGG ACGAGAGAGGAGTGGTTGGAGATCATAGACGGGTTAACTCAGCGCCGGGAGTTGCTAAGAGGG GAGCTCAACACAGTGACGAGTTACCACAAGAGGCTAATGGCTGAGAATTTGGAGTTGAAAGCAAAGAAACAAGAG CTTTCTCACTTGGAGACCATCAGAGGCTTCAGTTCTGTGGGTATGGAATTAAGAAGCCAACCGGAGCTCCAATCCGGTTTGGTCGTAAGCCGAGATCACCAACCCCAGATTCACATGATACTCCATCAACGGCGCTTCCCGTTGGATCGGACGGCCAGTGGATCGCAAGCAAGCGAAATCTTTCGGTACCCATGTAGCCAAATCCCTGGGTTCTTGGCGTGCAGCTCCGGATTGGGCATGGTCAACCGTGTGGGGCCGCAAGGCATACCCGATCTCAATGTGGCCGCGGAGGAGACGTGCATGATGGACGCTTCACAGCCGTTGGATCATGGCAGAGCTTTTGCTGATAAGAGGGCCAGAGCGGCTCAAGCTAGGAGGAGAAGGATGATTAAGGTCAAAGAGATGAAGAACTCTCAGTGTCTCCCTCTTGCCAGATGa
- the LOC127808308 gene encoding tubulin beta chain-like, with translation MREILHIQGGQCGNQIGAKFWEVICDEHGVQVDGKYGSSDLQLERINVYFNEAAGGRFVPRAVLMDLEPGTMDSIRSSPYGQIFRPDNFVFGQSGAGNNWAKGHYTEGAELIDSVLDVVRKEAENCDCLQGFQVCHSLGGGTGSGMGTLLISKIREEYPDRMMLTFSVFPSPKVSDTVVEPYNATLSVHQLVENADECMVLDNEALYDICFRTLKLSNPNFGDLNHLISATMSGVTCCLRFPGQLNSDLRKLAVNLIPFPRLHFFMVGFAPLTSRRSQQYTSLSVPELTQQMWDARNMMCAADPRHGRYLTASAMFRGKMSTKEVDEQMMNVQNKNSSYFVEWIPNNVKSSVCDIPPTGLKMASTFVGNSTSIQEMFRRVSEQFTAMFRRKAFLHWYTGEGMDEMEFTEAESNMNDLVAEYQQYQDAIAEYEEGEFEEGYEENNEA, from the exons ATGAGAGAAATCCTGCACATTCAGGGCGGCCAATGCGGCAACCAGATCGGCGCCAAGTTCTGGGAGGTCATCTGCGACGAGCACGGCGTTCAGGTCGACGGCAAGTACGGATCCTCCGACCTCCAGCTCGAGAGGATCAATGTCTACTTCAATGAGGCCGCCGGTGGCAGGTTTGTTCCCCGGGCCGTCCTCATGGATCTCGAGCCTGGCACCATGGACAGCATCCGCTCCAGCCCCTACGGCCAGATCTTCCGCCCCGACAACTTCGTCTTCGGCCAGTCCGGCGCCGGTAACAACTGGGCCAAAGGTCACTACACCGAGGGCGCTGAGTTGATCGACTCCGTTCTCGATGTTGTTCGCAAGGAGGCCGAGAATTGTGATTGTTTGCAAG GTTTCCAGGTGTGTCACTCTCTGGGAGGCGGCACTGGTTCGGGAATGGGAACCCTCTTGATCTCCAAGATAAGGGAGGAATACCCAGACAGAATGATGCTCACCTTCTCTGTTTTCCCCTCGCCAAAGGTCTCTGACACCGTGGTTGAACCCTACAATGCCACCCTCTCTGTCCACCAGTTGGTAGAGAATGCCGATGAGTGCATGGTCCTTGACAATGAAGCACTCTATGACATTTGCTTCCGGACACTCAAGCTCAGCAATCCAAACT TTGGTGACCTGAACCACTTGATTTCAGCAACCATGAGTGGGGTAACATGCTGCCTGAGATTCCCCGGCCAGCTGAACTCCGATCTCCGGAAGCTTGCCGTGAACCTGATCCCATTCCCACGCCTTCACTTCTTTATGGTGGGGTTTGCACCACTCACTTCCCGGAGGTCCCAGCAGTACACATCCCTCTCTGTGCCTGAGCTGACCCAACAAATGTGGGACGCCAGAAACATGATGTGTGCGGCCGACCCCCGCCACGGCCGGTACCTTACAGCCTCCGCCATGTTCAGGGGGAAGATGAGCACCAAGGAGGTGGACGAGCAGATGATGAATGTGCAGAACAAGAACTCATCGTACTTTGTTGAGTGGATCCCCAACAACGTGAAATCAAGCGTTTGTGACATCCCACCAACTGGGCTGAAGATGGCGTCAACCTTCGTGGGGAACTCCACGTCGATCCAGGAGATGTTCCGGAGGGTGAGCGAGCAGTTCACGGCGATGTTCCGGCGAAAGGCCTTCTTGCACTGGTACACCGGGGAAGGGATGGACGAGATGGAGTTCACGGAGGCAGAGAGCAACATGAACGATCTGGTGGCTGAGTACCAGCAGTACCAAGATGCCATCGCTGAGTACGAGGAAGGAGAGTTCGAGGAGGGCTACGAAGAGAATAACGAGGCTTAA